Proteins from a genomic interval of Oryctolagus cuniculus chromosome 8, mOryCun1.1, whole genome shotgun sequence:
- the LOC138843463 gene encoding large ribosomal subunit protein eL27-like: protein MGKFMKPRKVVLVLAGRYSGRKAVIVKNIDDGTSDRPYSHALVAGIDRYPRKVTAAMGKKKIAKRSKIKSFVKVYNYNHLMPTRYFVDIPLDKTVVNKDVFRDPALKRKARREAKVKFEERYKTGKNKWFFQKLRF from the coding sequence ATGGGCAAGTTCATGAAACCCAGGAAAGTGGTGCTGGTCCTGGCCGGACGCTACTCGGGACGCAAAGCCGTCATCGTGAAGAACATTGACGATGGCACCTCGGACCGCCCCTACAGCCACGCTCTGGTGGCCGGAATTGACCGCTACCCCCGGAAAGTGACAGCCGCCATGGGCAAGAAGAAAATCGCCAAGCGGTCGAAGATCAAGTCTTTTGTGAAAGTTTATAACTACAATCACCTCATGCCCACCAGGTACTTTGTGGATATTCCTTTGGACAAAACCGTTGTCAACAAGGATGTCTTCAGGGACCCCGCTCTTAAACGCAAGGCCAGACGAGAGGCTAAGGTCAAGTTTGAAGAGAGGTACAAGACCGGCAAGAACAAGTGGTTCTTTCAGAAGCTGCGGTTTTAG